From the genome of Denticeps clupeoides chromosome 4, fDenClu1.1, whole genome shotgun sequence, one region includes:
- the cabp4 gene encoding calcium-binding protein 4, whose amino-acid sequence MSQKGEKKVAAKGGQESRASSAGSTSSRNHDGTPLRSSLRHKGREEGSQGHNRSRSHSQTNISAAYIPYLNALFGQDRELLPEELDELLLAFKEFDYDSDGYLHYKDVADCMRTMGYMPTEMELIEIIQQIKMKWGGHVDFDDFCELMGPRMLAETAHMVGLRELRCAFKQFDCDGDGRITFEELKESMKNLLGEKLKKGELEEILSDIDLNGDGNVDFDEFVMMLAAR is encoded by the exons ATGTCtcagaaaggagagaaaaaggtTGCGGCGAAGGGAGGACAGGAAAGCAGAGCATCCTCTGCAGGGAG CACATCTTCACGCAACCATGATGGGACACCTTTGCGCTCGTCTCTCCGCCACAAAGGCAGAGAAGAAGGCTCACAGGGGCACAACAGGAGCAGGTCCCACAGCCAGACCAACATCTCCGCTGCCTACATACCCTACCTCAATGCCTTGTTTGGCCAG gATAGAGAACTACTGCCAGAAGAATTAGATG AACTCTTGCTGGCCTTCAAGGAGTTTGATTACGACAGCGATGGCTACCTGCATTACAAGGACGTGGCCGACTGCATGAGGACGATGGGCTACATGCCCACTGAGATGGAGCTCATCGAGATCATCCAGcagattaaaatgaaat GGGGAGGTCATGTTGACTTTGATGACTTCTGTGAGCTGATGGGACCACGGATGTTGGCTGAAACTGCACACATGGTGGGCCTGAGGGAGCTGCGCTGTGCTTTCAAGCAG TTTGACTGTGATGGGGATGGACGGATCACCTTCGAGGAGCTGAAGGAGTCTATGAAGAACCTCCTGGgggagaagctgaagaagggAGAACTAGAGGAGATCCTGAGCGACATTGACCTCAACGGAGACGGCAACGTCGACTTTGACG AATTTGTTATGATGCTGGCGGCGCGGTAG
- the lonrf1 gene encoding LON peptidase N-terminal domain and RING finger protein 1: MSERFMTKKQLPTGSSLHAASFRISDMTDTRGERAGFFIEPHADSDQGDSVDHQRLILQRADALASENRLKEAIDVFSMALRCGSVRPEQLGTLVDCILRNFNQPAGAESRSGQPGSLAGRDGDAFACPACRRFLAEPATAACGHSYCRRCSHLGLPSTCKVCGEDSCRRPGELRPNVVLCALLEKWFPVDVKLCKAVGQTEGLLRGKRYEEALALANVLTDANPNDVQVRASRAEALAGLGQYQLSLDDLEVCLTSAPSPEGYFRKATVLQEMGRADESLQVFLQCLALDEGFSQAKCAVELILHDLLSLDTGNVKVGLKETTQHTSPLLRRKTLVAETQEWSYPDQQQAAQCHPQHLAQAWAAPKDPVPDPLEPSCSESLERPGLSRAHSLRTHRLGGSVEEGLKRVYSAPQLGNQGTLLKRKLSTSDTGSCLVTSGGNKHKKQGVTGGTTHRTVPKELVDASDFECSLCMRLFYKPVTTPCGHTFCKNCLERCLDHTPQCPLCKESLKEYLASRKYRITSILDDLIKVFLSEEHLERQIVHTEETKELSDLRKNVPVFVCTMAYPTVPCPLHVFEPRYRLMIRRCMETGTCQFGMCISDAQKGFVDYGCMLHIRSVHFLPDGRSVVDTVGGKRFRVLSRDMKDGYCIADIEYLEDMKVNDAEELSKLQELHDQVYEQARSWFQNLKNRFRNQILQHFGPMPEREADIQATPNGPACCWWLLAVLPVDPRYQLSILSMTVLRERLLKIQQILTYLQSIPNE; this comes from the exons ATGTCCGAGCGTTTCATGACTAAAAAACAGCTACCGACGGGAAGCTCGCTTCATGCCGCCTCCTTCCGAATTTCAGACATGACGGACACGCGGGGAGAAAGAGCGGGGTTCTTCATAGAGCCCCACGCCGACAGCGACCAAGGGGACTCCGTGGACCACCAGAGGCTCATTTTGCAAAGAGCGGACGCCCTGGCGTCGGAGAACCGCCTCAAGGAAGCCATCGACGTTTTCTCCATGGCCCTGAGGTGCGGCTCCGTGCGGCCGGAGCAGCTGGGCACGCTGGTGGACTGCATCCTGCGCAACTTCAACCAGCCCGCGGGAGCCGAGTCCCGTTCGGGGCAGCCGGGGAGCCTCGCCGGCCGGGACGGCGACGCGTTCGCCTGCCCGGCCTGTCGGCGGTTTTTGGCGGAGCCCGCGACCGCCGCCTGCGGACACTCGTACTGTAGACGATGTTCGCACCTGGGGCTGCCCTCCACATGCAAGGTGTGCGGCGAGGACTCGTGCCGGAGGCCCGGCGAGCTGCGGCCGAACGTCGTCCTGTGCGCGCTGCTGGAGAAGTGGTTCCCCGTGGACGTGAAGCTGTGCAAGGCCGTGGGCCAGACCGAGGGTCTGCTCCGAGGGAAGCGGTACGAGGAGGCCCTGGCTCTGGCCAACGTGCTGACGGACGCTA ACCCCAATGACGTTCAAGTTCGTGCATCTCGGGCGGAGGCCCTGGCCGGGTTGGGCCAGTACCAGCTGTCTCTGGATGACCTGGAGGTGTGCCTCACCTCAGCCCCCTCTCCAGAG GGCTATTTCCGTAAAGCCACGGTCCTGCAAGAAATGGGCCGGGCAGACGAATCCCTGCAGGTCTTCCTCCAGTGTCTGGCTCTAGATGAGGGTTTCAGCCAGGCTAAGTGTGCAGTAGAGCTG ATCCTCCACGACCTGTTGTCACTGGACACTGGTAATGTAAAAGTTGGTCTGAAGGAGACGACCCAGCacacctctcctctcctgcgAAGAAAGACATTAGTGGCAGAAACACAGGAGTGGTCCTACCCCGACCAGCAGCAGGCAGCTCAGTGCCACCCCCAGCATCTGGCACAGGCGTGGGCAGCCCCAAAGGACCCTGTCCCAGACCCTCTGGAG CCCAGTTGTTCAGAGAGCCTGGAGCGGCCTGGGCTGAGCCGCGCCCATTCGTTGCGAACACACAGATTGGGCGGGTCAGTGGAGGAGGGGCTTAAGAGAGTTTACTCCGCCCCACAGTTGGGCAACCAGGGGACCCTGCTGAAACGTAAACTGTCCACCAGTGACACGGGGTCGTGCCTGGTCACCAGTGGAGGGAACAAACATAAAAAGCAAGGTG TGACTGGTGGCACAACTCATAGAACGGTCCCAAAAGAGCTTGTAGATGCAAGTGATTTTGAATGTTCCCTTTGTATGAG ATTGTTCTACAAGCCAGTTACCACACCATGTGGACATACCTTCTGTAAAAATTGCCTAGAGCGCTGTCTGGACCATACCCCTCAGTGCCCTCTCTGTAAGGAGAGCCTCAAAGAG TATCTTGCCTCAAGGAAGTACCGAATCACAAGTATCCTGGATGACTTGATCAAGGTGTTTTTATCAGAGGAGCATTTAGAGAGACAGATAGTGCACACTGAGGAGACCAAAGAGCTTTCAGA CCTAAGGAAGAACGTGCCGgtctttgtgtgcaccatggcCTATCCCACTGTGCCTTGCCCACTACATGTGTTTGAGCCGCGCTACCGACTCATGATCCGACGCTGCATGGAAACCGGCACCTGCCAGTTTGGCATGTGCATCAGTGATGCCCAGAAAGG GTTTGTGGATTATGGCTGCATGTTGCACATCCGGAGCGTACACTTCCTGCCGGATGGGCGTTCGGTGGTGGACACAGTTGGGGGGAAGCGATTTCGGGTGCTGTCCCGCGACATGAAAGATGGCTACTGTATTGCTGACATAGAATACCTGGAGGACATGAAG GTGAATGATGCCGAAGAGCTGTCAAAGCTGCAGGAGTTGCATGACCAGGTGTATGAACAGGCCCGCAGCTGGTTCCAGAACCTCAAGAACCGCTTCCGGAACCAGATCCTCCAGCACTTTGGGCCCATGCCAGAGAGGGAAGCCGACATCCAG GCAACTCCTAATGGACCCGCATGCTGTTGGTGGCTGTTGGCAGTGTTGCCGGTGGACCCACGCTACCAGCTCTCCATCCTCTCCATGACTGTGCTGCGCGAGCGCCTGCTGAAGATCCAGCAAATCCTCACTTACCTGCAGAGCATCCCCAATGAGTAG